Genomic segment of Arachis hypogaea cultivar Tifrunner chromosome 16, arahy.Tifrunner.gnm2.J5K5, whole genome shotgun sequence:
AATTCAAATCTTCTACAGTTCCGTTTACTCGTACAAGATGATGTCATACACTCATCTAATATTTAGATATCTACGGGTCATCATCAAAATctaaaatcaaatatataaagGTTTGTTTGCAATTTGCAAATATAGGTTTTAGAAGAGAATATCTTAATTCACTTTACACTTGAAGGTTGATTTTTTTGGTTATAAACATATGAGTGTGTAGTGCTCCGTTAAGGGATATGCAGGTGCTACACCACAATGTGAGGCAGCTTTTTGTGAATTTTGATGTTAACAATTCGGACCATGCGAATTGTTTGTAAAGTAAAATATAAGTGGTCTGATTTGCAAGgaggaaaattttgaattttagacGGTGTAAATCAGACCGTCtgtgttgttttattttttttttgagtaatAGAAAAAACAATTCGGAATTATTATAAGATTTTTTTGGACGAATTTGAACAACTCAGGGTCCGATTTATGGAAATtttggaccgtccgatttgttcTTAACTGATCTTACAAGCTGGTAAAGCTCACATGCTCTCCATATCCCGTCCTACCCCAATCCCTTctccataataaaaataaaaagcgacACTTGAAACCCTTTACTTCCTTTCCctgcaaaataaaaattacagaGCATGCTCCAAGAGATAAAAACCAAAATGGTTTAAGATTCAAATGAAAATCTGTGTTATTGCGGGTAACACGTAGTGATGTAATAGAGGTCACAACTCACAACCCTTAAcaagagaaaacaataaaatacatattatataATGGTGACTGTTATATGAATATAGCAGGCAGAATAAAACTGAAGACATTATTGCAGTTCGTCATCCTTAACAATGAGAAGTGGCTGTTTCTACGAAACAATAATTTGATTGGCACCAAGTAGCATGCAACAATTTTAAATACACCAAACCATCAGTGTCATTAATCAACATTTTATGGTGAGACAATTAACAGCATCACCTTATCACATGCAGACCACATAAAATATTGTGCAAACCAGTTAACTCCCATAACCACCATTGTGATTTGTGCTTGTTTCATTAGTTTATTGAATTTTTTGCATTACCCCATCAGTTAAGCTAGCGGCCATACTTTTTCTTCTCTGGATTCAagggtttttgtttctttcaaacCACAAAAGACACATTATATGAATATGAACCATTTTGAAGCCCTTCCCTTCAACAAGTGGCATACAACTCTGATGTTAGTTATGCATACATATCATTAAAATGATTAATCTTAGGGTACTCATCTAAGGTAAACTTAATATATGCATAGCACACGAGAAGACCCTTAAACAAGCAACCACACTCATGCATCACATAAAACTTAAAAGGCAGGGGTACGTTTTGTTAGGAGCTCTAAACATGGGATGAAATTTTCATGGATAAACTGTGTCTAGTTTTACACATCAAACTCATCATGAAAATTTCCATTTCATTCTTATCACAACCAAACATGCCATTATACTCTAAAAGGTAAGAGCTCGCCGATAAACAAGCTAAAGTCTGATATTAAAATGGTGGTTTAGTTATAGACATTACCAGATCACTTAATACCATAAGAGACCAATGCTGTAAATGTTGAGTAGTTCCCATTACAAACAccggaaaggaagaagaaagatctCCACAGGAAACCCAAAATGAGACCTTTACCAACAGGAATTCTAAAGACTTCTAGAAGAACTATGTTCAACTCCTACTCAAAATGCTGCCTAGTTTACTCCAACAATCTTCAATTCTTCATCTCTTGTGATGGAACCTCACCTTCAACAAATATTGCAACTTAACCTGCACAAATCGTACACATTCAGTCACATGCATAACTGCATAAGTGATTTACAAACCATCAAACCGTTTTTCGGAAAAAGCACTAGGGTTTGTCTTGAAAAGCTTTATGATATGGTCATCAAAATGCACCTAAATTAGCAGCTAGAGAATAATTATACTCAGCCACAAACTCAAACATCATATCATTGTGCTGAAAATTTGTGTGCTTTACAGTTTCCACAAGTTGGCTAACAATACTTAGTTTTCATTACTAAGTTGACAATCATTAGAGAGCTATACCTATAAGTCCCATTTAATCAgcataaatatatcaaaattacaAATCAATAATGGTCACGATAGTAATTTCCTGATTTAATTGTGATACAATTTAAACAAGTATTCTAACTTAAAACACTTACTTCATTGACATGGTAAGGCAAAAAATAGACCAACCAATCATGAAACTTACTTGAGAAGTGTTATACACAATATACTCATTGTACATGAGCTCAGAAGTCTTGACATTTGATGGCACAGGCTTGCCACAGGGAACCGTGACATCGTCCCTCCACTTAACATGTTCTGATTCATTAGGCACTTTCTTGCCAAGGCCTTTAGTAGAGTGCTTTCCTTCGGGAGGCTTATCCATGTACTGTTTGATAGATGAAGGAGCCGTTCAATATAAAATGAACATTTTTGCAAATCAATTTGGCAGAAATTTAGTGTTTAATGTGCATGAACTCATTAAAAAGCCAATATACACAACTTGAATCAAACCAGACTGACCTTAGCTTTCTTGAGCTCATAGACATTTCCAAGGGCAACTTCACTCAAAAGCATTAGACCAACAGGATTTTTCTTTTCAGTGAAACAATACTGAGCACTCTTGCTGACCAAGTCAGCAAAGTAAATACCTTTGCCAAACTGCAATGCAAAATATTCAGATTTTGCCACCAGTGCATAAGTAATTACGTATGAAatgcataaaattataaaaacaagaTAAGTATGAATGAGGGGTAATCAATCGAACCATGTAGCCAGTCACCGGGGCCTCCGGAGGTGCAATTCTAAGTCCTTGGCTAAGAATACCCACAAAATTTGTCACCCTAGAACCTGAAACAGAGAAAAATTGTTATAGGTGTCTTAACTCCAATTTTATACATATTACTGTTCATAATGTAGTATGCACAttgcaaaaaataaataagtcataCAAACGATTGTAATTTACCCAAACTGGAGGTATTTCAACAGAGAGATTAAAGAAATTATAACCTAGAAGTTTAGGCTTTTAGAACTCCTGTGTAGTAATATCATGGGCCTTCCCATGGATTAATCAAGTTTAGGAGCAGAATTCCAAGATTCATAGATTGAGAGGTTTTCTCTTCACTTTTTCTATTAAGAAATCTGATTTGTATTCATTTTGTTCAACTTTCCTACTCTTGTGTCGTATTGGATATTAGAAACAGCACAATACTGGTCAAATAATAATCAAAACCTACCGTGCCATAGTAGCATTTTGTTACCAAGTTTCTCCCTATAGGGAGCATACTTATCAAATTCTCCTTGCCTTTCAAGGGAAAAAACTTCTTCTAGCTCAAGACTCCATTCCTGTATAGAAGGAATACAAATAAGGATGTTATatagtaaaagaaatgaaagagcTCATACTTGAAATTAAATACACAGAAACATACCGTATGTGTGGGAGCATGAGTAGTATGGAGATACTTCTCAATCAATCGATAATCTTCACTATCATGAGGTAGAGGAGACATGACACACTGGAGCTTCTTATACTTATCATCAATGGAGTCATCACTGTTAGCATCAAATCCAACTAATCTAGAAGCTATTTCAATGTTTTGAAGAGCTTCTAACATTTTCACCTGcaacaaaattattcaaaatataacaagatTCACATGTGCCAATCCACATGGAAAAAAGAGTCAGAAAAGTGCTGATcaaattcaaacacaaaaaaaattcttttcttaaCCAAAAAAAggctttacatttcttgcattaaTATTTTATCCATTAAGCTTTATATATCAAAAATCATGACTGAGTtttaagaaaacaagaaaataaaaatgacatcATTTTTTAACTATATTCAGGCATAACTTTATCAACATCCTTGTGCCACACAATTGCAAGAACAAAACTGACAAAAATCAAAGCATCAATCTGACTTCATGTTTCATGTATTTATTATCAAATACAACCTGGAATATCATTCGGAAGGTAATACACACCTTTGACTTAAAATCATCGTCATCCCTAATAATATGTGGATGAATAGATGGGATCAAAGTAAAGAACCGATTGCTGGCATCAATAAGCAAGCTTTCCCGGACTGATGGGTCAGAATTCTTAGTTAGGAGATTCTGTATATCTGTTAATGCTTCAAACCCTGGAAAGAAGAACCAAAATAACATAAAATCAAACATTTATTACTTTAACACAGCATGATTGCTTCATGCTGCcaataaaagaaaatagtaaaCTTCTATAGCTAATTGAGATAGAGGAATGAACATGTAGATACCTTTTTGAATATTACTTTTGCTCAGTTTCCCAAGTGGCATTTCGGACATATTAATATCAAATTCCATCATGGCAGCtctataaaacccaagaattagTATTGAATAAGATATTTGCCAATAAAACGAAGTGGTATTAGATCAAAACCTGTATGTTTCCACGTTGAAGAGCATTTTCATCAATTCTTTTAATGCAGGTGGTAGTTTGCTGTCCTCGTCATTTCTGTTTTTCTTTGAAACCTGTTTGTTAACTCCATAATCCTACAAAGTGACATTTGAAATAGCCATGAGTTGAATAATTGCCTTATAGGTGAAACtgatcaaaatcaaataaaatttatatagttAGGTTAGAATAAGTACAATATCCAATGGGAAGAACTTTCCAGGTTGCTTCTGAATAGTCTTTTGCTCCCAAGCCTCCCAAGTATTTCCAGTCTTCTCATAAAATAATCGTTTGAATTCCTTGATTGCATCTGATTTCAACATTTCATCCAGTTTGGTTCCTCCAATCTTGTCATTTCCCACTCGGCCCCATTTACGAAACACATAGCATGCTGAAcccttgtcttcttcaatgattTGGAGAATATAGTAGCTTTACATAAGAAAAAGTTAGAAGATGATGATGGAAGTGTCAATAATggattttttaatctttttttactAAAATGTGAGGGGATGGGATGGGGGAAAAGTATTATAACAAGGATCTTTGTAATAGGCATCTAATACAAGAGAACTTGACAGAGAAAAGTGAGTAAACCTCTAGGAATTGAGCAAAAGCAGTGTAATTTCACCTATGTTGGGTGAAAATGTGTATGATAAGGTTAGTTGTTCAAGAGACCTAGCTCTGTCGTAACTTCCAATTCTATTCCAACTTTCTTAACGCTTCCCTCAACATCAAACATAGTATAACAATATCAAGATGCATACCTTTAGCTTCAATTTTTAACATCAATAGCAGATAACAAGCTGCTGCTAATCCTAGCTTAGGGCGAGGAAACAGACTCTAGGCTAAAAGCTGAACAAGAAAGGTAAAAATACAATGAACTCACCTGTTAACACCAGTAGATAAATCAGACTTATTCAAAGTTGTGTTATAAATGGTTTCTCTTTCCTCAAGTATGTGGCCAGAATCCTGTAGGCCAGAAGCCTCATGGACAGCACTTTGCCCCTTCACTTTAATTGTGACAATGCTAGAAGACTCTCCAATCATTTCAACTTTGTACATATCAAAGggaagcttcttctttttctcaatAGAATCAACCAAATAGTCCTCTCTTACTATTGGTATTTTCATCCTCCTATAGAAGAACTCTTAAGTCAGTTAGGTTTGAATAACTCAGAACAAAAAGCTAGGAAAAAATGGGTATTTGAGATTCGCAATTTGAATGCACCCCTACCTTGCCTTCCTCATCTCAACTTCATCATTGAGCAATCCGCTAACAACCAAGCAGTTAGTTTCTGCAAGTAAATAGGTCAAAATGATATAGATGAAGAATAGAAATGTATGCTTCTCCAAATCCTTCCTTAACAAAAGAGATATAtattcttctggaattttcataTCCAGCAGCTACCTTTCTTCACTTTTGCATGAAGCTCCCCACCAAAGCCTTCAATTTTGCATTTCCATTCCGCCTGCATGATCAGCTCTTATAAGATCATTTGTAAACATGCCACAAAACTAAGACATGACAGATTCTCAAAATGATTTTGAGGGAGAGGGGAACTTCAACTTATGGACTCAAAAACACagatgacaaaggaaagaagTTATACAATAGTTTCTTTAGGAAATCCACACATGGCAACTTTCAAATCTCCCAAACTTCCACCATTTGAAGATTGATTCTGAGAAGCAACagcttgactttcccttgctgaCGGTGCAGGCAATATCCTAACTGGTTTCTTCCCTTTTTGAGATTTGAACCACTGAAAATGACATGCAAATACTTCAGTCAGAACTGACAGTTTTGGTTTGTGTCAATCAATTTTCCTTACACACCTTTTTAAGGTACTGGTTGTCTGTTTCCTCTGGGATTTTCCACTTCCCTTCAAGACGTTTTGATTCACAGGTAGAGTACGAACATTTACTCCACTCAGAAATGTATCCACTGCACCGGTACATTCCTCCAGAATAGTGCAGATTGCCAGAGCATGTTGGGCAGCTACCAAGTGCTCCAAACATCATTCCATCAGCACTGAAAATCACAATAATATCGAAAATAGACGTTGATTGAAAAGATCATGTAAATCATTTCCAAAATACATCACAAAGGGAGTGGAAAAAGACAAAAATGTATGTAAAAAAATATCTTCCATAAAGAAAATAGTATAGTGGTAACATGCTTGTATTATTGTTGTTTATTTAgattaataaattctaatttttccATTAAAACTATAATAGAGCTCAGGACAAGTTATAATGCATTTAACAGTTTACACCCACCCAGCAAATAGATAACTATATCTGATATCTACTATCGGTTAAATCCTTGGTAACTTAGAATAAAAGGTGGATATCAtattgaatagagaaccttgagCATcacaaagcaaaagcaataaggAGGCAAAAGGTGGTTAAAAGATCAACACAAAAAGtgcaagaaaagaaaattaccagcGATCACGTAAATCAAGTTCTGATCCAGTTGAATCTTGATTATTGGCTTCTAGCATTTCACGCAACTCTGGTGTTGTCACGTGCTTTTTAAGATCATCCTTTAGAGCCCAGAGTTCTTTGCTCTGTGCCTCCAATCTATTCTCTAGATCATTTACCTTATCCAAATCACTAGAATTTTTCACTGATGCCACGCTGCTAGCAGACTCGTCTCCCTTTACCTTGGCAACTTTTGACTTCTGCCCACCCTCAGCATCCTTCCCACGTTTTGTgccaccttttgaa
This window contains:
- the LOC112754570 gene encoding poly [ADP-ribose] polymerase 1 yields the protein MATPQKEQKPWKAEYAKSGRSSCRTCKAPIDKEQFRLGKMVQSTKFDGIMAMWNHADCILRKSNQIKLVDDVEDLETLRWEDQQKVRRYVEAGASTTTKSKSVKDTECGIEVSQNARATCKHCSKKITKGEVRISIKPDGGGAKGLAWHHAKCFIESSPSIQVDKLSGWNNLPPSEQSAVSALAGDSGPKVESEDTKESIRRTNSKGGTKRGKDAEGGQKSKVAKVKGDESASSVASVKNSSDLDKVNDLENRLEAQSKELWALKDDLKKHVTTPELREMLEANNQDSTGSELDLRDRCADGMMFGALGSCPTCSGNLHYSGGMYRCSGYISEWSKCSYSTCESKRLEGKWKIPEETDNQYLKKWFKSQKGKKPVRILPAPSARESQAVASQNQSSNGGSLGDLKVAMCGFPKETIAEWKCKIEGFGGELHAKVKKETNCLVVSGLLNDEVEMRKARRMKIPIVREDYLVDSIEKKKKLPFDMYKVEMIGESSSIVTIKVKGQSAVHEASGLQDSGHILEERETIYNTTLNKSDLSTGVNSYYILQIIEEDKGSACYVFRKWGRVGNDKIGGTKLDEMLKSDAIKEFKRLFYEKTGNTWEAWEQKTIQKQPGKFFPLDIDYGVNKQVSKKNRNDEDSKLPPALKELMKMLFNVETYRAAMMEFDINMSEMPLGKLSKSNIQKGFEALTDIQNLLTKNSDPSVRESLLIDASNRFFTLIPSIHPHIIRDDDDFKSKVKMLEALQNIEIASRLVGFDANSDDSIDDKYKKLQCVMSPLPHDSEDYRLIEKYLHTTHAPTHTEWSLELEEVFSLERQGEFDKYAPYREKLGNKMLLWHGSRVTNFVGILSQGLRIAPPEAPVTGYMFGKGIYFADLVSKSAQYCFTEKKNPVGLMLLSEVALGNVYELKKAKYMDKPPEGKHSTKGLGKKVPNESEHVKWRDDVTVPCGKPVPSNVKTSELMYNEYIVYNTSQVKLQYLLKVRFHHKR